The nucleotide sequence CCAGTTCATCGATAATTTCCATAGCCCGTACTTTGGGAGCGCCTGACAAGGTCCCTGCCGGAAGCCCCGCTCGCAAGGCATCCAGTGCCGTCTTACCCGGAGCCAGTTTCCCCGTCACCGTAGAACTGATGTGCATCACATGGCTGTAGCGTTCGACGTGCATGACGTCGCTGAGAACGACCGAACCGTACTCGGCCACGCGACCGACATCATTCCGCGCCAGGTCAACGAGCATCACGTGCTCGGCGCGCTCCTTCTCGTCGGCGAGAAGCTCTTTTTCCAACGCTTCATCTTCTTCCTGCGTTTTGCCGCGACGACGCGTTCCTGCCAGAGGACGAATCGTGGTCCGCCCTTCCTCGACACGAACCATGATTTCCGGCGAACTACCGATCAGATGCGCGTGAGGAGTCCGCACCAGAAACATGAAGGGACTTGGATTCACCACACGCAGCGCACGATAGATGTCGAGCGAACTGGCTTTCGTTGTGACTTCGAGCCGTTGGCTGAGAACGACCTGAAAGATATCTCCTGCGCGAATGTACTCTTTCGATTTCTCGACAGCCTGCTCGTAGCCGGCACGCGTAAAGTTTGAGCGAAACGGAATCTGCGGATCACCGTGTAGCGAGATATCCGACAGGTGAATCGTCTCGGAGCGGGTGTCGAGTTGCTCGCACAACAGATCAACCCGCTTACAGGCATTCTCGTAAGCGGATCGCAAATCACCCCCTCGCACATCGGCGTGGACGACGACCCGAATCGTCTTTTGTATCTGGTCGAAGATCACCATCCGGTCGTACATGGCAAACGACATATCCGGCAATTTACGATCATCTTCCGGCGCATTGGGAAGGTGTTCCGTGTAGCGGACCGTATCGTACCCCGCATAACCGACAGCACCGCCACAAAAGCGCGGTAATTGCGGAAGATGGGGTGCCCGGTACTGCTCGAGCATCTGATGGATGTGCTCGAGAGGGTCTTCGACCGAGTACCGCTGTGTCTGGCCCGCTTCCGTCAGTACGATCTCTTTGTCATATGCATCGAACTGAAGGAACGGCCCGGCCCCGAGAAAGCTGTACCGCCCGACTCGCTCACCGCCGACCACACTCTCAAACAGGAACGAATTTTCGTCCCCGGCGATCCGGCAGAAAGCGCTGACCGGCGTCAGCGTATCACTGATCAGTTGGCGAAAAACCGGTACAAAGTTCATCCCCTGGGAAAGTTTTTCAAATTCAGCAAAATCGGGCGTGTAGTGAGCCATGTCGTCGAACGTCTCTCCAGCGGAATTCCCGAGCACTCATGCCCGTCTGCCTCATCGTACCCGTTCGAGGAAACGAGGGCCAGCACGCCGAAAAGTTCACTTCCCGGCCCGAAAAACGAATCACGCGCGAGCGAATTCCCACCTATGGTGGCAGCCTTCGCCCCAATGCCAGCCCGCAATCCCCCCGTCGGGCCTCCACACACAGTCCAAGACGCCGTCAAACCCACAATCTCGGCCCACCACGAACTCAGCCAACCGCAAAGTCGACCCAGCCCCAACCTCGCCAGCCCCGCCAACCCCGATCCCACCTGTGGCAAACGAGGCCTGGACACGCCGGAAATCCGAAACCGCTGGGGCAATCCGCGACCGAAGTCAAAAGAAAAAAATTGAGATGAGCAAGTTGAACAAGTTGAGCAACTTCCCTGTTTTCCAGCACCAAACCGAGCATCGAAGTTGCTCATTTTGAGCAAGTTGAGCAACTTCGAAGTCCTCGCCGACATCAGTTCACCGGTCCCGCACGGTCACTTCACGCCCGCCATTCGGTGAATGCACCACCTCGCATCTCCGGTTCTGAACTGGGGAAAACTCGAACTGAGGCATCGCCGCAGACTTCAGGGCACGCGTCCCGCAGGTCAACGCCAGCTTGACCCGATCAACTTGATCGCCCACACGCGCACATCACGACCTAACCGGTCAACAGGCCCCAACGGGAATTCTCCACCCGACCCGTGAAGCAATTCAGATTCCCACTCGCGCCGGATCAATCCCCAACGTCTCACCAGGAGACGGGACCACTACTCGAGCACTGCAAACGAGTCGAGAAACCGCTCTTCCGGCCCGCCGCTGGGTATCGCCTCCGTCTCGCCCGTTCGCATGCGTTAGTATTACAGGAACACGACTCTCGCGTCAACAACTCTTGTCGCTTTTTATCTACTAAAAGTTCTTCCAAGAACGACAGCACCACCCACTTCGGAACGACGGTCCCTCAGAACGCGAAGCGAGAGCCGTTTTCCGCCCATCCCCTGGCGTTCTTAAAGACAGGCTCATTGCGAAACTTGCCGCAATTGGGCATCGACTGCGGGTGGGGTGTAGAAAATGGCACACCAGTCACTGCCCTCGCAGGGGCATCCCGACGCTTACTTCATCCGAAATCCATCTCCATACCACGCCCGTCGCCCCTGATACCCACGCCAAACATTCAGGGCAAACCACTGAGTGTGGATCATTCCAGGTCAAACGGGATCACTTCCTGAGTGCAACCGAATGTACCGGGGCGGAACATGATCAGTCAGCCAGACTCCGTTCTCTGAAAGCCGGAACTTGTAGCCGTCCGCGGACATCCCTGCGGAATCAATGACCAGAATAACAGGCTTCCCCCGCCGCTCACCCACTTTGGCCGCGACATCCAGTTCCTGTGAAAAATGAACGTCATGACGGCTCATCTTCTTCAACCCTTCAAGCAGGATCGCATCGAGAAACCGACTCACCGTGCCATGAAAAAGTTCGGGCGGTGGTGGAACTTCACCGAGTTGCAGATCGACGGAGATCGAATGCCCCTGGTTCGCACGAATCTTCGTCTGCGTCTCATCAAGAGCGAACCGCTGCTTATCGTTTTCTACCACAACCTGAAGCAGCTCGTCGCGGGTCATCCGAAACCCGATTCTCTCAGCCCCCGCCAACAGTTCTTCAATCAACACCCAGCCACCCGGCTCTAAATTCAAACCAAGTACCTCCGGTTCATGCCGCAGGCACTTACTCATAAACTTGCTAACAGTCACAATCCGTTTGCTCATTGTGCCTCTAATTTTTTTTCGCTGACCTCGGCCCCAGTTCTCAGTGTCCACAAGTTTCGGCCCGCCCCTAATCCCTTGGTTTCATCATCAGGGGAGGACACGGGAACATTGCACTGCAACTCTCGGCGCGAGAGATTGACCGGCTGAAAGGTTCATTGGGATTATCAGCCACCTTGGAATCAAAGGGCTCCCGTCAGTTTGAACTGTAGAGGATCATCCCACGGATTTCGTGTGATGGGAATCCCCTCTTTTCCGCAGCCCCCCCCGCTGCACAGACTACTCTGCCGCCAGCAGAGACGATCGCTGCTCGCCGACAACTCGGGTCGAGAAATCTCTCGTTTCAGGCGAAGACTTCTCGGGTTTCGCTTCGGACGTCGTGACGGTGCTGGCCCATGCGACTGTGCGTTACGTCAATCGTCTGGAGACGGCCGCCGACGTTATAGAACAGCCTGCCGAACTTTCGAACCACCGCCATGATGGGACAATTCCTCGCTCGACTCAACCGGAGGGCTATATTTCGACTCACTCCCTGCCATTCCGAGCTATCCAGTCTTTGGTGATCCGTCTCGCTCCTGCTCGCCACCGGTTTGTCGTCGGACCAGCATGCTCGTCTTGTTTTCACATATGATGGCACGGCCATTGCCTGCAGCCGTTGATGACAGC is from Schlesneria sp. DSM 10557 and encodes:
- the trpE gene encoding anthranilate synthase component I produces the protein MAHYTPDFAEFEKLSQGMNFVPVFRQLISDTLTPVSAFCRIAGDENSFLFESVVGGERVGRYSFLGAGPFLQFDAYDKEIVLTEAGQTQRYSVEDPLEHIHQMLEQYRAPHLPQLPRFCGGAVGYAGYDTVRYTEHLPNAPEDDRKLPDMSFAMYDRMVIFDQIQKTIRVVVHADVRGGDLRSAYENACKRVDLLCEQLDTRSETIHLSDISLHGDPQIPFRSNFTRAGYEQAVEKSKEYIRAGDIFQVVLSQRLEVTTKASSLDIYRALRVVNPSPFMFLVRTPHAHLIGSSPEIMVRVEEGRTTIRPLAGTRRRGKTQEEDEALEKELLADEKERAEHVMLVDLARNDVGRVAEYGSVVLSDVMHVERYSHVMHISSTVTGKLAPGKTALDALRAGLPAGTLSGAPKVRAMEIIDELEPHRRGPYGGAVGYLDFTGHMDTCIALRTIVMMGQTAYVQAGAGIVADSVASSEYEETLSKARGLLKAIEIAERQMASS
- a CDS encoding RNA 2'-phosphotransferase, with the translated sequence MSKRIVTVSKFMSKCLRHEPEVLGLNLEPGGWVLIEELLAGAERIGFRMTRDELLQVVVENDKQRFALDETQTKIRANQGHSISVDLQLGEVPPPPELFHGTVSRFLDAILLEGLKKMSRHDVHFSQELDVAAKVGERRGKPVILVIDSAGMSADGYKFRLSENGVWLTDHVPPRYIRLHSGSDPV